CACCGTTGGTATTCCTGAATATTCATACCATATGTCACAGGATCGCTCTCGAAAAAAGCGCCAAACGGGAAAGGCTTGTTTCGGGCCGCAGTGGCGTGTCCGATTTGGCTTGACACCACTCTTGGGGTGTGGCGATAAGGACGTGTCTGGAGGACGTGCGTATGAACTTTCAGATCAGCCCGGAAGACGAACAGCTGCGGCAACGGAGTCGGCGCCTGGCCCAGGGTTTTGCCGCCCGGGCGGCCGAGCACGACCGGGAGGCCAGCCATCCGCTGGAAAACTACGCGGCGCTGCGCCAGGAAGGGTTCTACGGACTGAACATCCCCCAAGACATGGGTGGTCAGGGGGTCGGCTTGCTCGGTTACTCGCTGGCCGCCGAACAGCTGGCCCAGGGCTGCCCCTCGACCGCGCTGTCCTTCAATATGCATGTGTCGATTGTGGGGCCGCTGTTCGAGAGTCCAGACGTCTCGCCGGCGACCAAAGACTATCTCGCCGATCTGGTGGTCAAACAACACAAATTGATCGCCGGCAATTTCTCCGAGTCCAGCAACTCCGGCCTGCTGGCCACCTATAAGCCGGCCACGCGGGCTACGCGGGTGGCCGGCGGCTACCGGCTCAGCGGCCGAAAAGCCTTTGCCTCAATGCTTGAGGCGGCGGACTTCTGTGCGGTCCTGGCTCATCCGGATGAAGCTGCGAGTTCTGCCGCAGCCATTCTGGTCCTGGTTCCGCGTGAGGTCGCGGGACGGCGCGTCGAACAGGTGTGGGACACCCTGGGGATGCGCGCCACGCGGAGTGACTCGCTCATTCTGGAGGACTGTGTTGTGCCCGAGCAGGCCGGCCTGTATCGGGTCGATGACATTCTGCCCTTCATTCGCAACGCGGCCAACTGGTTGTGGGCCTCGTATACTGCGGTGTATCTGGGCGTTGCCGCAGCCGCCTACGACGCGCTGCGCGAGATGGTCACCCAGCGCGTGCCCAAGGGTTACAGCCAGCCGTTGGCCTACCACGCGGATGTCCGCCGACGGGTGGCTGAGATGAGTGTCGATCTGGAAGCGGCGCGGCTCATGACCTATCACTCGGCCTGGCTCAGCGATAGCCAGGGCCCGACCCAGCAGACCCTGGCGGCGCTGTTCCGGGCCAAGTATCTGGTTGGCGAGGCGGTGGCGCGTATAACCCGCACCGCGCTGACGGTCGGCGGGGCGCACGCCCTGTTCAAGACGACCCCGATAGAGCGGCTGTTTCGAGACGGTGCGGTCGGGGCGATTCAGTTCCCGCCGAGCGATTTCTGCCTGTCCAGTGTGGGCAGCCTGGAACTCGGCCTGGACCCGCGCGAGGTCATGCCGCCGTTGAAGTAAGACCGGAGATTTCCCGGTCCGCACCAGACGCTGGCGGCCTGACGGTCGGGCTGGCGGTGGACCGCATTGACCGTTGCGCCCCTCTTGTCAGGCGCTCAAAAACCTGCATTTTTTGGGAAGCAGCGACTCTCGGAACACTGCCCGGAACCACCTGTCCGGGGCCTGTGTGTCTTGCTGTTGAAGGGGGCAGGGATGGAGGACTCAGCACGCGGCGTTACGCCAGCCCAGGGCAAACTCGGTGTTCTGCTGCCCGGCATGGGGGCCGTCAGCACGACCCTGATCGCCGGGGTTGAGCTGGTGAAAAAGGGCCTGGGACGGCCCATAGGGAGTCTGACCCAATACGGCAGCCTGCGGTCGGGCGCAGACCCCGCGGCCCGACGCATTCAGGACTGTGTGCCGCTGGCCGACCTGGACTCCCTGGTCTTTGGCGGCTGGGATATTTTTCCGGACAACTGTTATGAGACGGCCGTACACGCCGGCGTTCTTGAGCCACACCGGCTGGCGCCTGTTCGTGAGGAACTCAGCGCTCTCAGGCCGTGGAAGGCGGTCTTTGATCAGCACTACGTGCGTCGGCTGTCCGGCCCGCACGTCAAACAGGCGCCGAACAAATACGAACTAGCCCTTCAGCTGCGGACCGACATCGCCGATTTCCGCACCAGGCAGGGGCTGGCCCGGCTGGTGATGCTGTGGTGCGGCAGTACCGAGATTTTTCTGCAAACAGATCCGGTCCATGCCACCCTGCGGCGTTTCGAGCAGGGGCTGAAAAGCAACCATCCGGCTATCACGCCGACGATGATCTACGCCTACGCCGCGCTCATGGAAGGGGTGCCGTTCGGCAACGGTGCGCCGAATCTGGCGGTGGAGATTCCGGCCCTGCGGCAACTCGCCGATGAAAACGGCGTGCCGGTGTGTGGCAAGGACTTCAAGACCGGTCAGACCCTCCTGAAAACGATTCTGGCTCCCGGCCTCCGGGCGCGCAGCCTGGGGCTGCGGGGATGGTTTTCGACCAATATTCTGGGTAATCGGGACGGCGAGGTGCTGGACGATCCGGCCTCGCTCCAGACCAAGGAGCACAGCAAGCTGTCCGTCCTGGATTCTATTCTCCAGCCCGAGGTCTCTCCGGAACTCTACGCCGACTATGAGCATCAGGTCCACATTCATTACTACAAGGCGCGGGGCGATGAAAAAGAAGGCTGGGATAATATCGATATTTTCGGCTGGCTCGATTACCCCATGCAGATCAAGCTGAACTTTTTGTGCCGTGACAGCATTCTCGCCGCTCCGGTGGCGCTGGACCTGGTGTTGTTGCTGGACCTGGCCCAGCGCAGCGGGCTAGGGGGCGTCCAAGACTGGCTGGGGTTTTATTTCAAGAGTCCGATCTGCTCCGCGTGCGCCCCTCCACAGCACGACCTGTTCGCCCAGCTGGCCACCCTCGAAGACACCCTGGTGTCTCTGGGTCAGTCGGCCGCCTCTCCCGCTGTGAGAGCAGGCTGAGCGGCTCGGCTGACCCGATTCAGCCCTGGACTCTTTCTCCCAGCCGGCGGGCCGCATCGACCAGCGGCCGCACCAGAGCCGCAACATCCGGGTCGGCGATACTCGTGATCCCGGTCGGATTCGAGGCGAGTTGGTCGGTCTCGACCCGACGGTGGGCGATACGCCACTCGCCGTCGTATTTGACCAGCCGGTCGAGATAACGACCCTGGGCAAAGATCTTATAGCCGCCGGGTGTGGCCAGGCTGGCCAACATGCTGCACTGTCCGGTGGCCTGTTCGCCCTCAACCCGGTACAGGAAGTTGGCCATCATGTGGCGGCAGCGAATTTCCCGGACATGCACATCGGCGTAACCCCGCAGGGCGGCCTGGCCCTGCATGGCCCGCCGGCCAACCTGAAACACGCCGTCGGGGTGGAAGCACGCCACCCAGGCCTCGGGCTCAAGGTCGTCGATCGCGTGGGCGTAGCGGGCGAAGAGTTCTTGGATAGCCGTTTTTTCGAGCCAGTCCTGATCCATAGTGCGCCTCCTCAAGCCGCATAATAGCTCCGGTGCTTTCCAACTGGCAATCTACGTGTCTTTTTCCAGGGGAACGAAGCGGGCGATCTCAAAGCCGTTGCTGAGCCGGGGCTGTTTGTACAGCTCGACCGCATTGGCCACTTCCATCAGCGACAGCGTCAGCCATAACAGGCGCCGCGCGTCCGGTGGCATGTCATCCACAGGGAACTGATCGAGATAGGCCGCGCAGGCCTCCAGGCGCGGCAGCAGGGCGTCGTAAAAAGCCTGAATGGCGGGCATTGGGCTTGATACGCGCTTGGCGGTCCGCTCGCTTTCGGTGGCCAGCGCCCAGTCGCCATAGGCTTCCAGGTCTTGAAATGGTGCGGAGAAAACAGGGGCGGCGTGTGACATGGGCGTCTCGCTGTGTCAGGTTCCAACGTAGCCTTCAAGAACCCGATGAAAATGTCGGATCTGTATCTCCTCATCCTGGAGCAGCAAGTATTTTTTAGCTCGTGAGGCCAAACCGATCTGGATCTGTTCGTGGGCAAAGGCGTCTTCGTGGAGGATATCCCGCAGCAGACACTTCATGTATTCCTGCCCGATGCGCTGGCTGGCACAGGTTACGGGTGGGAAGTACAGGCTAATGTCCCAGCGGGTCTGATCGACGGCCAGCGGCCAGAAACTATAGGTGAGATAGTAATCCTGGGAGACGCCGCGAAACAGCAGCAGCGCGAAATTCGGAAAGATGGTGTAGAAATCGAAATCGCCGATCAGCGGCAGGCGCCGCTCGGTGTCGGAGGAGACCAGACGATAGGCCAGGCTTTCGACTGGCTTGGGTATCCGGTCGGCCGGTACCCGGGATGAGTACACGCTGTGATGGTGGTACAGTCTGACATCCAGCAGGCGGGGGAAGCGGCCGTCTTTGAGGGTGCACGAATCGGGGATGGTATGTCGGTGCTGGAAGGGCAGGTGGTATAACTCGTTCTGGGCGTCGAGGGCGACTTTCCAGTTGGCTTGCTCGGTGACGCTATAGGCGTGGGCGCGGGTGAGCTGCCCGAAATCCGCTGCGCCGAGCTGTTGGGTGATGCCGCCGAGATAGTGGGGCAGACTCTCCTGCGGGTTGGCATCCAGGTTGATAAAAATAAACCCCTGCCAGACCTCGGTCGCCACGGGAGTCAGGCCGTGTTCGCTTTTGTCGAGGTTAAAAAAGTTCTCCTCATCCGCAACCCAGGTGAGCCGACCTGTGGTGTCGTAGGTCCAGCTGTGGAAGCCACAGGCCAAGACGCCCGGACACGAGCCTGTGTCATCCCAGACGAGCTTGTTGCCACGGTGTGAGCAGACATTGTGAAAGGCGCGAACCACGTTGTCCGTGCTGCGGATGATGAGAATGGACGCCCGACACACCGCGATATCTTGCACGAAATAGTCTCCCGGCTTGGGAATCGCCTCCACCCGGCCAACGTACAGCCAGGTCCGTCGAAAAACCCGCTCGCGTTCGAGCTCAAAATATTCCGGAGAGACGCACGGCTCTGCCGAGACCGGGCCGGTGCCGACCTCGGGATATTTTTTCACCCAGCGTTTGTCAGCGATGACCATCTCCACGCTCGTCTCCTCCCAGATCAAGATCTCCCAGATCAAGATAATGAAGTGAAACAGTGTCTTCCCCATACCCTTCGGCCGAGCCGGGCGTCAAGGAGACATGACGCAGCAGTGCCTTGTCGGTCCTGGTCGGCCGGAGTA
This is a stretch of genomic DNA from Desulfurellaceae bacterium. It encodes these proteins:
- a CDS encoding acyl-CoA/acyl-ACP dehydrogenase; the protein is MNFQISPEDEQLRQRSRRLAQGFAARAAEHDREASHPLENYAALRQEGFYGLNIPQDMGGQGVGLLGYSLAAEQLAQGCPSTALSFNMHVSIVGPLFESPDVSPATKDYLADLVVKQHKLIAGNFSESSNSGLLATYKPATRATRVAGGYRLSGRKAFASMLEAADFCAVLAHPDEAASSAAAILVLVPREVAGRRVEQVWDTLGMRATRSDSLILEDCVVPEQAGLYRVDDILPFIRNAANWLWASYTAVYLGVAAAAYDALREMVTQRVPKGYSQPLAYHADVRRRVAEMSVDLEAARLMTYHSAWLSDSQGPTQQTLAALFRAKYLVGEAVARITRTALTVGGAHALFKTTPIERLFRDGAVGAIQFPPSDFCLSSVGSLELGLDPREVMPPLK
- a CDS encoding inositol-3-phosphate synthase; its protein translation is MEDSARGVTPAQGKLGVLLPGMGAVSTTLIAGVELVKKGLGRPIGSLTQYGSLRSGADPAARRIQDCVPLADLDSLVFGGWDIFPDNCYETAVHAGVLEPHRLAPVREELSALRPWKAVFDQHYVRRLSGPHVKQAPNKYELALQLRTDIADFRTRQGLARLVMLWCGSTEIFLQTDPVHATLRRFEQGLKSNHPAITPTMIYAYAALMEGVPFGNGAPNLAVEIPALRQLADENGVPVCGKDFKTGQTLLKTILAPGLRARSLGLRGWFSTNILGNRDGEVLDDPASLQTKEHSKLSVLDSILQPEVSPELYADYEHQVHIHYYKARGDEKEGWDNIDIFGWLDYPMQIKLNFLCRDSILAAPVALDLVLLLDLAQRSGLGGVQDWLGFYFKSPICSACAPPQHDLFAQLATLEDTLVSLGQSAASPAVRAG
- a CDS encoding nuclear transport factor 2 family protein; its protein translation is MDQDWLEKTAIQELFARYAHAIDDLEPEAWVACFHPDGVFQVGRRAMQGQAALRGYADVHVREIRCRHMMANFLYRVEGEQATGQCSMLASLATPGGYKIFAQGRYLDRLVKYDGEWRIAHRRVETDQLASNPTGITSIADPDVAALVRPLVDAARRLGERVQG
- a CDS encoding aromatic ring-hydroxylating dioxygenase subunit alpha, with amino-acid sequence MGKTLFHFIILIWEILIWEETSVEMVIADKRWVKKYPEVGTGPVSAEPCVSPEYFELERERVFRRTWLYVGRVEAIPKPGDYFVQDIAVCRASILIIRSTDNVVRAFHNVCSHRGNKLVWDDTGSCPGVLACGFHSWTYDTTGRLTWVADEENFFNLDKSEHGLTPVATEVWQGFIFINLDANPQESLPHYLGGITQQLGAADFGQLTRAHAYSVTEQANWKVALDAQNELYHLPFQHRHTIPDSCTLKDGRFPRLLDVRLYHHHSVYSSRVPADRIPKPVESLAYRLVSSDTERRLPLIGDFDFYTIFPNFALLLFRGVSQDYYLTYSFWPLAVDQTRWDISLYFPPVTCASQRIGQEYMKCLLRDILHEDAFAHEQIQIGLASRAKKYLLLQDEEIQIRHFHRVLEGYVGT